The following coding sequences lie in one Salarias fasciatus chromosome 7 unlocalized genomic scaffold, fSalaFa1.1 super_scaffold_4, whole genome shotgun sequence genomic window:
- the nfkbil1 gene encoding NF-kappa-B inhibitor-like protein 1: MASRKQKRVWKYVEEGSVLKLKAYLRKHRDLDVNFSQGKRQKSPLHLACGLGDDASVRLLLRHGADVLRRDRRGNTALHVAADRVLKHGKTAFDDLVVPLKRSCPDALNAPNRAGITPQDLLSWTRQSQSAEEMSRPRRSDPEEEWLGKLFDECEDEFLETFGVYDADDFLPVDDDEEDFGDWADRIRREYFDKKHAEAQRLAASSSGWKRRKTKEEREEEERSNRELQEKLRREHEEYLARAARKEEETRLGNKRRYDERCAATFQAGSSADGVKLSYGDIPWPAPRGSIQEMIDVMLHGVDRKDAAGFRKALRKQQALWHPDKFAQRCEARLEEKDKQRVLDTVTALSQELNKLAQSLRT; encoded by the exons ATGGCGTCGCGTAAACAGAAGCGAGTGTGGAAATACGTCGAGGAGGGCAGCGTGTTGAAGCTGAAGGCCTACCTGCGGAAGCACCGGGACCTGGACGTGAACTTCTCCCAGGGAAAGAGGCAGAAGAGCCCGCTGCATCTGGCCTGCGGCCTCGGGGACGACGCCTCTGTGCGGCTGCTCCTCCGCCATGGAGCAGACGTTCTCCGGAGGGACCGCCGAGGAAACACGGCGCTGCACGTCGCGGCCGACAGAGTCCTGAAACACGGGAAGACAG CGTTTGATGACCTGGTGGTGCCTCTGAAGAGGAGCTGTCCAGATGCTCTGAACGCCCCAAACAGAGCCGGGATCACTCCCCAAGACCTGctgagctggaccagacagtCCCAG AGTGCAGAAGAAATGAGCCGTCCACGTAGGTCAGATCCTGAGGAGGAGTGGCTGGGGAAGCTCTTTGACGAATGCGAGGATGAGTTTTTGGAAACCTTCGGAGTGTATGATG CCGATGACTTTCTGCCCGTTGATGACGACGAGGAAGACTTCGGGGACTGGGCCGATCGGATCAGGAGAGAGTACTTCGATAAAAAACACGCAGAGGCTCAAAGACTGGCTGCGTCCTCCAGTggatggaagaggaggaagaccaaggaggagagagaagaagaagagcgaaGCAACAGGGAGCTGCAGGAAAAGCTTCGCCGGGAGCACGAGGAGTATCTGGCTCGAGCGGCACGGAAAGAGGAGGAAACGCGGCTGGGGAATAAGCGTCGGTACGACGAGCGGTGCGCGGCCACCTTTCAGGCCGGCTCCTCGGCTGACGGCGTGAAGCTGAGCTACGGCGACATCCCTTGGCCGGCCCCGCGAGGCTCCATCCAGGAGATGATCGACGTGATGCTGCACGGCGTCGACCGGAAGGACGCCGCAGGGTTTCGCAAAGCGCTCCGGAAGCAGCAGGCCCTGTGGCACCCGGACAAATTTGCTCAACGGTGCGAAGCCCGGTTAGAGGAGAAAGACAAACAGCGGGTTCTGGATACAGTCACGGCTCTGTCGCAGGAGCTCAACAAACTGGCACAAAGTCTGAGGACTTAG
- the LOC115382462 gene encoding apelin receptor B-like: MEMEPTVGPYDYYDYEETENSTMCDYSEWTPSYSVIPVLYMLIFILGLSGNGVVIFTVWRAQGKRRATDVYIGNLALADLTFVVTLPLWAVYTAMGYHWPFGMALCKISSYVILLNMYASVFCLTCMSFDRYLAIVHSLSSTQLRTRGHMHSSLTAIWLLSGLLAAPTLILRTTKYDGETNRTSCAMDFSLVVTNKQQESLWIAGLSISSSALGFLLPFLAMMVCYGFIGCTVTRHFNTLRKEDQRKRRLLKIITTLVVVFAACWMPFHVVKSADALSYLDLFPTTCAFLRFLLLAHPYATCLAYINSCLNPFLYAFFDLRFRSQCLCLLNLKKFLQESPANSLSTQKTEALSPATKV; this comes from the coding sequence ATGGAGATGGAGCCGACCGTGGGTCCTTACGACTACTACGACTACGAGGAGACGGAAAACTCCACCATGTGCGACTACTCCGAGTGGACGCCGTCGTACTCCGTCATCCCGGTGCTCTACATGCTCATCTTCATCCTCGGCCTGTCCGGAAACGGGGTGGTCATCTTCACCGTGTGGCGAGCGCAGGGCAAGCGGCGAGCCACCGACGTCTACATCGGGAACCTGGCGCTGGCCGACCTCACCTTCGTGGTGACGCTGCCGCTGTGGGCCGTCTACACGGCCATGGGCTACCACTGGCCGTTCGGGATGGCCCTCTGCAAGATCAGCAGCTACGTGATCCTCCTCAACATGTACGCCAGCGTCTTCTGCCTCACCTGCATGAGCTTCGATCGCTACCTGGCCATCGTCCACTCGCTGTCCAGCACCCAGCTGCGGACCCGGGGCCATATGCACAGCTCGCTCACGGCCATCTGGCTGCTGTCCGGGCTGCTGGCCGCCCCGACCCTCATCCTGCGCACCACCAAGTACGACGGGGAGACCAACCGCACGTCCTGCGCCATGGACTTCAGCCTGGTGGTGACGAACAAACAGCAGGAGAGCCTGTGGATCGCCGGCCTCAgcatctcctcctccgccctggGCTTTCTCCTGCCCTTCTTGGCGATGATGGTGTGCTACGGCTTCATCGGCTGCACCGTCACCCGCCACTTCAACACCCTGCGCAAGGAGGACCAACGCAAGAGGAGGCTGCTGAAGATCATCACCACGCTGGTGGTGGTTTTCGCCGCCTGCTGGATGCCGTTCCACGTGGTGAAGAGCGCCGACGCCCTGTCCTACCTGGACCTCTTCCCCACTACCTGCGCCTTCCTGCGCTTCCTCCTGCTGGCTCACCCCTACGCCACCTGCCTGGCGTACATCAACAGCTGCCTCAACCCCTTCCTCTACGCCTTCTTCGACCTGCGCTTCCGGTCCCAGTGCCTGTGcctgctcaacctgaagaagttCCTGCAGGAGAGCCCGGCCAACTCCCTGTCCACGCAGAAGACGGAGGCTCTGTCTCCGGCCACCAAGGTGTGA